The following is a genomic window from Polyangia bacterium.
CCCGGGAAGTTGCCGGCCGGGTATCCGCGCTTCACCGCCACCAGGTACGCCGCGACGATGTTGCAGACGGTAAGAACGAACGCCGGGATCAACCCGGCCAAGATCAACCGGGCGATGGACACCTTCCCGCCCGCCGCCAGCGTGTAGATGATCATGTTGTGGCTGGTGGGCATCAGGGCGCCGACCAGCGCGGCGTGGGTGGTCACGTTGACGGCGTAGTCAGCGTGATAGCCCTCTTTCTTCATCATCGGGATCATCACCGCGCCCATCGCCGACACGTCCGCCACCGGTGAGCCCGACACACCGCCGAACAGCGTGCACGCCACGACGTTGCTCATGCCCAGGCCACCGCGAATGTGGCCCACCACCGCCTTGGCGAAGCTGACGATCTTGTCGGCGATGCCGCCGTAAAGCATCAGCTCGCCGGCGAAGATGAAGAACGGGATGGCCAGGAACGAGAACACGTTCATGCCCGACGTCATCTGCTGGAAGATGACGGCCATCGGCAGGCCTTCGTAGAGGATGGTGGCCAGCGCCGACAACCCGATAGAGAACGCCACCGGCACACCGAGGATCAGAAGGCCAAAGAACGAAACGCCGAGTATCGCTAGTGCCATGCCGGCTTGACTTCCTCGTTATGCAAAACCGCGATGATGTGCTCGATGGAGAAAAGGACGATCAGAAGCCCGGCCAGCACCAGCGGCACATAGCGGAACGCCTCCGAGATATGCAGGGTCGGGATCATGTAGTCGCGAACCGACATCAGCAGCTCGAAGCAGAACCAGGCCATCAGCGCGCCGAAGGTCAGCGTCAAAAGGTGAATCGAGATCTCCGTCGGCTTCTTCCACCTCTCGGGTACCAGATCGCCGATCAGCTCCATCCCGATGTGGCCGGCGTCGCGCACGCCCAC
Proteins encoded in this region:
- a CDS encoding TRAP transporter small permease yields the protein MFTKICARIARTCLQLGVAGLVLLIAAVGYQVFGRYVLNNTPTWAESLALVLVLYVTMLGCAVGVRDAGHIGMELIGDLVPERWKKPTEISIHLLTLTFGALMAWFCFELLMSVRDYMIPTLHISEAFRYVPLVLAGLLIVLFSIEHIIAVLHNEEVKPAWH